Proteins encoded within one genomic window of Fibrobacterota bacterium:
- a CDS encoding alginate lyase family protein: MGIPSADPFPVRSSPSRGTPASLFARFRFGTLIACLSAAAFGQEFVHPGLLHTQASLDRAKTQVDAQAEPWLSGWKRLAANGHASATWQPRPSDTVFRGTGTPENYANLYTDIAAAYANALYWRLKGDTAHGQAAVRILDAWSGKLKVIDGTTDKYLAAGIYGYELANAVELMRGYPGWSGFAQSRDLLRAVFYPLNHDFLANHHGACISHYWANWDLVNMASMLAIGILADDRAIYDEAVAYFKTGAGNGSIRNVVWYLHPGGLGQWQESGRDQGHSLLGPAILGSICEMAWSQGDDLYGYDDNRALKGFEYVAKYNLGDSVPYAAYDNCDHVQQDTISADGRGGLRPGWELIYNHYVLRKGVAAPNCQRFAEKVRPEGGGGDYGPNSGGYDQLGYGTLMATQPQGTFLLPRPSRRAPLTLDPRLPTLDAEGRLWPGRGQANGWPRPADVRFPLPAFP, translated from the coding sequence ATGGGCATCCCGTCCGCCGACCCTTTTCCCGTTCGCTCCAGTCCAAGTAGGGGAACGCCGGCATCGCTCTTCGCCCGCTTCCGGTTCGGGACCCTGATCGCATGCCTTTCCGCGGCCGCCTTCGGCCAGGAATTCGTCCACCCCGGACTCTTGCATACGCAGGCCTCCCTGGACCGGGCCAAGACCCAAGTCGACGCCCAAGCCGAACCCTGGCTCTCGGGCTGGAAACGGTTGGCGGCCAATGGCCACGCCTCGGCTACCTGGCAGCCCCGTCCCTCCGACACCGTCTTCCGGGGCACGGGCACGCCCGAGAATTACGCCAACCTCTACACCGATATCGCCGCCGCGTACGCCAATGCGTTGTATTGGCGGCTCAAGGGCGATACGGCCCATGGCCAGGCCGCCGTCCGCATATTGGACGCCTGGAGCGGGAAGCTGAAGGTGATCGACGGGACCACGGACAAGTACCTTGCCGCGGGCATCTACGGCTACGAACTCGCCAACGCCGTCGAGCTGATGCGCGGCTATCCCGGCTGGAGCGGATTCGCGCAAAGCCGCGACCTTTTGCGCGCCGTATTCTACCCCTTGAATCATGACTTCCTGGCGAACCACCACGGCGCCTGCATCAGCCACTACTGGGCCAATTGGGATCTGGTCAACATGGCCTCCATGCTGGCCATCGGGATCTTGGCGGATGATCGCGCCATCTATGACGAAGCCGTAGCTTATTTCAAAACGGGAGCCGGCAACGGATCCATCCGCAACGTGGTCTGGTACCTGCATCCCGGAGGCCTGGGGCAATGGCAGGAATCCGGGCGCGATCAAGGCCATTCCCTGTTGGGTCCGGCCATCCTCGGATCGATTTGCGAAATGGCCTGGAGCCAAGGGGACGATTTGTACGGCTACGACGACAACCGCGCGCTGAAAGGTTTCGAGTACGTGGCCAAATACAACCTGGGCGATAGCGTCCCTTATGCCGCCTATGATAACTGCGATCACGTGCAGCAGGACACGATTTCGGCGGATGGGCGGGGAGGATTGCGGCCGGGATGGGAACTCATCTACAATCATTACGTGCTTCGCAAAGGCGTGGCGGCGCCCAATTGCCAGCGCTTCGCGGAAAAGGTCCGGCCCGAAGGCGGAGGCGGCGATTACGGCCCCAACAGCGGAGGCTACGATCAACTCGGCTACGGAACGCTCATGGCCACCCAGCCCCAGGGGACCTTCTTGCTTCCCAGGCCCTCGCGCCGGGCTCCGCTTACCCTTGATCCGCGCCTCCCCACCCTGGATGCCGAAGGTCGTTTATGGCCAGGGCGCGGGCAGGCAAACGGATGGCCGCGACCCGCCGATGTCCGTTTTCCCCTCCCCGCTTTTCCATGA
- a CDS encoding ThuA domain-containing protein — MIFLLLGLLVSLAPAADPIRVVFLGGGHTNHNPDSMQTEIIPVFTKAGMRVEYHTNESVLNADSLARFDAMFVYNAKKGSKTDGSPDLTTAQEDALYAWVEAGHPFVAAHCASSSYLENPRWAQLIGAEYTVHGNDFKYVTIAKPDHPAMQGVSPPTSWDEGRLHNFLKQDLTILETLNDEKTTWTWVRPQGKGWVYYTSSGHDIRAWSDTAFQGQLVQALRWGVSASHPAALAPLRPGSRPPALFLLWPQDWDLLGRRVNAYVTLPPLP, encoded by the coding sequence TTGATCTTCCTGCTGCTGGGCCTGCTGGTAAGCCTGGCCCCCGCGGCCGATCCGATCCGCGTGGTCTTCCTGGGGGGCGGCCACACCAACCATAACCCGGACAGCATGCAGACGGAAATCATCCCCGTATTCACCAAGGCCGGCATGCGCGTGGAATACCACACCAACGAATCGGTGCTGAACGCCGATAGCCTTGCGCGCTTCGACGCCATGTTCGTCTACAACGCCAAGAAAGGCAGCAAGACGGACGGATCGCCGGATCTGACCACGGCGCAGGAAGACGCGCTGTACGCCTGGGTGGAGGCCGGGCATCCTTTCGTGGCCGCCCATTGCGCCTCCAGTAGTTACCTGGAGAATCCGCGTTGGGCCCAATTGATCGGGGCGGAGTATACCGTGCATGGCAACGATTTCAAATACGTGACCATCGCCAAGCCCGATCATCCCGCCATGCAAGGCGTCTCCCCGCCCACGTCTTGGGATGAAGGCCGGCTGCACAATTTCCTGAAGCAGGATTTGACCATCCTGGAAACCCTCAACGACGAGAAGACGACGTGGACCTGGGTGCGCCCGCAAGGGAAAGGCTGGGTGTATTACACCAGCAGCGGGCATGACATCCGCGCCTGGAGCGATACGGCTTTCCAGGGGCAGTTGGTCCAGGCCCTGCGTTGGGGCGTATCCGCCTCCCACCCGGCCGCCCTGGCTCCCCTGCGGCCCGGTTCGCGGCCCCCGGCCCTCTTCCTCCTCTGGCCCCAGGACTGGGACCTGCTCGGCCGCAGGGTTAACGCCTACGTTACCCTCCCGCCGCTTCCCTGA
- a CDS encoding PQQ-dependent sugar dehydrogenase: MHNHSIIACAWACLALSATAGQAQTQPARSLFKATTILTGLTDPTHIAFLPDGRLYQTRINGVVQIVDPKTGQTTAAGTIPTTNVHEDGLHCIILDPKWSTNHFIYVLYGSITPDTAMVVSRYTTATTGVIDLTSKQELLRVPETFGSSEEHTTGCLAFGPDGNLFIGFADNTRNIFSGTAAGYAPRDPTRLLYDSQRSAANSMDLRGKILRIHPETTVGADGKWYTVPDGNMFPKGTDKTRPEIFVMGLRHPFRITVDQKTGWLFWAEPGPNATADNTNFGVRGYDEVNIAKDPGYYGWPYCLANNFCNTVLDYGTGKGGATYDPAHLTNTSPNNTGITTLPAARPALVWYPYNSTNAAFPTFESGSTNTSMLGPVYHYDASNPSTAKLPSYYDGKLFIFDFSRSLIHTVQVDADGKLVKVERFWDQTPTNAITNPIDCKVGPDGALYFLDWSDNAAYPHNAAHGNLVKLEYTGPSEPVQPAPAFAPRMPAPAWTLVAPGARWSPPASAARAQAFDPQGRQVWSWSKTSRAALPRTNAQILRVRMENEAP, encoded by the coding sequence ATGCACAACCATTCCATAATCGCATGCGCCTGGGCCTGCCTGGCGCTTTCCGCCACCGCCGGCCAAGCCCAAACGCAACCGGCCCGCAGCCTCTTCAAGGCGACCACCATTTTGACCGGACTGACCGATCCCACCCATATCGCCTTCCTGCCGGATGGGCGCCTGTACCAGACCCGCATCAACGGCGTCGTCCAGATCGTCGATCCCAAGACGGGCCAAACGACGGCGGCGGGGACCATCCCCACCACGAACGTGCATGAGGACGGCTTGCATTGCATCATCCTGGATCCGAAATGGTCGACCAACCATTTCATCTACGTCCTGTACGGTTCCATCACGCCGGACACGGCCATGGTCGTTTCGCGCTATACCACGGCGACCACCGGCGTGATCGATTTGACCAGCAAGCAGGAGTTGCTGCGGGTGCCCGAGACTTTCGGCTCGTCGGAAGAGCACACCACGGGATGCCTCGCTTTCGGTCCCGACGGCAATCTGTTCATCGGCTTCGCCGACAATACGCGCAACATCTTTTCCGGAACCGCCGCCGGCTACGCGCCGCGGGACCCGACGCGGCTGCTCTACGATTCGCAACGCTCGGCGGCGAACTCGATGGATCTGCGCGGGAAGATCCTCCGCATCCACCCGGAAACGACGGTAGGTGCCGACGGCAAGTGGTACACCGTCCCGGACGGGAACATGTTCCCCAAGGGCACGGATAAGACCCGCCCGGAAATCTTCGTCATGGGCTTGCGCCATCCCTTCCGCATCACCGTCGATCAGAAAACCGGCTGGCTGTTCTGGGCCGAGCCCGGACCGAACGCGACTGCGGACAATACCAACTTCGGCGTACGCGGTTACGACGAAGTGAACATCGCCAAGGATCCCGGCTATTACGGCTGGCCCTACTGCCTCGCGAACAACTTTTGCAATACCGTCCTGGACTACGGCACCGGCAAGGGCGGCGCGACCTATGATCCGGCCCATCTGACCAACACCTCCCCGAACAATACGGGCATCACCACCTTGCCCGCCGCCCGCCCCGCCTTGGTCTGGTATCCGTACAACTCCACCAACGCGGCCTTTCCCACCTTCGAAAGCGGAAGCACCAACACCTCCATGCTCGGGCCCGTATACCATTACGATGCCTCCAACCCCTCTACGGCCAAACTCCCTTCCTATTACGACGGCAAGTTGTTCATCTTCGATTTCTCGCGCAGCCTCATCCATACCGTCCAGGTGGATGCGGACGGGAAGCTGGTCAAGGTCGAACGCTTCTGGGATCAGACCCCCACCAATGCCATCACGAATCCCATCGATTGCAAGGTGGGCCCGGACGGGGCGCTTTACTTCCTGGACTGGTCGGACAACGCCGCTTATCCCCACAACGCGGCCCATGGCAACCTGGTGAAGCTCGAATACACGGGCCCGTCCGAGCCCGTGCAACCGGCCCCTGCCTTCGCGCCGCGGATGCCGGCGCCCGCCTGGACATTGGTCGCGCCCGGGGCCCGCTGGTCGCCGCCCGCGTCCGCCGCGCGCGCGCAAGCGTTCGATCCCCAAGGCCGCCAGGTATGGTCCTGGAGCAAAACCTCCCGCGCGGCCCTGCCGCGGACGAATGCGCAGATCCTGCGCGTGCGCATGGAAAACGAAGCCCCTTGA
- a CDS encoding TIGR02147 family protein — translation MTTVPPKAGDKDWGEDPSVFDYTDYRRFLKAYYEHQKRKNPAFSYRYFALKAKVNSSGLLKNVIDGKRGLGRGLIVRYAEAMKLKKKEAEYFECLVDFNEARTVEEKRIFFQRLLALRKPEMHQVQASQFEVYSKWYYSAIRELISVIPFRGDYAALARALDPAIRPEQAEKAIRVLEEAQLIAKDAQGRFRQAQPLITTGPEVESVSVAQYQIASMDLAKEAIDRHEAAVRDISTLTLSISSEGFAALKEELVSFRKKLLSLERNFQAPDRVYQLNLQFFPLSKLPTAPNP, via the coding sequence GTGACGACGGTACCACCCAAAGCAGGGGATAAGGACTGGGGCGAAGACCCTTCCGTTTTCGACTACACCGATTACCGTCGGTTCCTGAAGGCGTATTACGAACATCAGAAGCGGAAGAATCCCGCCTTCTCCTACCGGTATTTCGCGCTCAAGGCGAAAGTGAATTCCTCCGGCCTTCTCAAGAACGTCATCGATGGGAAGCGCGGACTGGGACGCGGCCTGATCGTGCGTTACGCCGAGGCCATGAAGCTGAAGAAGAAGGAGGCCGAGTACTTCGAATGCCTGGTCGATTTCAACGAGGCCCGCACCGTCGAGGAGAAGCGCATCTTCTTCCAGCGCCTGCTCGCGCTCCGCAAGCCCGAAATGCACCAGGTCCAGGCCAGCCAATTCGAGGTCTACTCCAAATGGTATTACAGCGCCATCCGGGAACTGATATCCGTGATCCCTTTCCGCGGGGACTACGCGGCCTTGGCGCGCGCCTTGGATCCGGCCATCCGACCCGAGCAGGCCGAGAAGGCCATCCGCGTGCTGGAAGAAGCCCAACTCATCGCCAAGGACGCGCAGGGGCGCTTCCGCCAGGCCCAGCCCTTGATCACCACCGGCCCGGAAGTGGAATCCGTAAGCGTCGCGCAGTACCAGATCGCCAGCATGGATCTCGCGAAAGAGGCGATCGATCGCCATGAGGCCGCGGTGCGCGACATATCGACCCTGACCTTGAGCATTTCCTCCGAAGGTTTCGCCGCGCTCAAGGAAGAACTGGTTTCCTTCCGCAAGAAACTGTTGTCGTTGGAGCGCAACTTCCAGGCCCCGGACCGGGTCTACCAATTGAACCTGCAGTTCTTCCCGCTCTCCAAGCTGCCCACGGCGCCGAACCCATGA